AGTTACACCTGAACCTAGTTGCACTTGaactagaaccgaggcaagaaactgtggtaagtaaaggtaaaggtgaggtggaccacaattaCCAGAAATCGGTAAGTAAacagtacaaacctcgtgtgccataccccaatgcgacaagaaaAGACCGCACAGACGAACagtttggtaaattccttaaattattaaagaagttacatattaacttatcgtttattgaagctctttcgcagatgccaaacgcagtcaaattcctaaaggagcttttaacaaataagtggaagttggatgaggcgtcgcatgtggagataAATGTGGTTTGgtcagccatactacagaataagatggtcaacaaattaaaagatacaaggagttttacgattccctgtttaattggtagcctagatgttaataatgctttggctgatttaggggctagtatcaatgttatgccttacaaaatatttaagtaactaggtcttgggaaacccaaacaaactaggatgagtattcaattagccgataaaacaatcagattttctggggggattattgaagatatactcgttaaaattgacaaatttatattcccagttgatttcgttaTTCTAGGCATAGAGGAGGATAGTAgcattcctttaattttagggaggcccgtTTTAGAAAACGTtaaaacaataattgatgttggcacaagtgaactcacacttcgtgtgggagacgaaacaatcacccttcaagctcgtaatacaagtaacacatcaaaaattgaagttggttgtataaatcattctactaaaactgaccatgtggtgcaacctactttgtaggaaataagtttgaagaacctacatgagccatgttcaagcaacaacaaaggacctatctatgaagaacgaaggctacaaatagaggaactagatgaatggtggacacataaatcgaggacacacgataaaccaaaaccactcCATGACAAGCTCAATGTGGCACCAAataaacttaaggttggagacaaattACTACTAGATGAAGTAAACCCtcgcattgccacttctgaacctaacggAACAATCCCTCTTACgttactcagtattttcccatatggtacagtcgaggtaattcatcccaaattcggcacttttaaggtaaacagtactcattttaaaccttatgttgataaaattaatagcagggatgaggagagtaaactcctcgcaccactatGACCATGCACaagaaaggtaagtcgagcttagactataaataagcgcttctcgggaggcaacccgagcactaacaatgttaaattctttaaaaaatttagttttaacatctaatcactaactAATTCATTAAAACACAGGTTCTCTAATCCACACagcagggcacacgggcgtgccttaggcggTGCCCACAGCACGAgaggagacacggccatgtgatatggccatgtgaaaatagggcaaaattttTCCTTAGCACGAGATACGATAAGCGGCTAAGCCTGAGCGACGTGGCCGTGGGCGAGTCTGTCAAAGCACACCCATGTCTAGgaaccgtggttgaaactgagaatttaacacgggcgtgtgactgataaaacaacacgggcgtgcgcattggaacacgggcgtgggagaagtgaatgaAGTagaacacggtcgtgtgacacggtcgtgtgcaccaATACGCCGCAAGAGCACGGGCGTGTGCGAGTCTCAAACgcactcaaatttaaaaaattgcgaaacacacgggcgtgccccatagCCGTgtaccccaaaatctatataaacccctcactattcatcatccccttcctcaaaatccctaaccctagcctctGCAACTTCACACGCCCTACCTGTCACGCCCGTGCGCCGACTACAACACCACTTTCGACGAGCCAAAGCTCCTCCCTCTTGCGTTTGTTCATTTTTTTCCCTCtacttttttcattcttttacttatttcatgatattttgttttattttgagcaAATAATCATAGTTATCATGATAGAAATTTGCAATGTTAGTCAATACATTTTGCTGCATTCATCCATTCTCTTGTTTCTAGAGATTTCATGCTTACCCATATGCTTTCATTCACTAGATATTTCCGTTAGCATTACTTTCGTAGTCCTTTTCATAGTAATGATGTACTTTATCTGAttgggtttttttatttttagcataGTTATTCTTTCATACTTGACTTCTAGGAAATATCTCTATTAGTTTTACCATACATATTTTTCCATGCTATTGTTGgggagtaattttatttttattccgaCTTGTCATTGTAGGTATACTACATCAACCTCACGTGGTAAGAAAATAGCCGTCCCCACTTCGAAGAAAAGGAAATGAGCAATGTTCTCCTTAGGTCCTACCGCTGAGATCCGTCACCCTTTCTTCTAGTTCTCCTTGGGACTCCAGGAGGAACTATTTCAGATATTACCGGCctaacccctaggtgtgggccgctgcattgactagGCAGCACTTGAACAAATTCAGATGGCTGACGCAGTCCGAGCCCTCTTGACGACTGCaccgtgggggctcttcttttATATCATCGAGCTGACATACCTCAAGATCACGATGGAACTCTGCTCAGACCTTCCATCTTCAAGTCGTCATGCCAAACGTTGAcgatcctggaacggtccagttctgccttggtggtctagtgcgCCAGTTGAGCGTACTGGAGTTTGAAATTACACTAGGgctgtacacggaggagttcatagATGACAACAAACTCGACACCCTctatcgccacatccactactctctctCAAAGTACTAGAAGGACCTCCCTGTCTCATccacctatgatcctagccgctctaaggcgTCGGCCCTCACCCCATCCCTGCAATACCTATacgccatcttggcccacactctgataggacggcgagagagcactggcatcgtcaacactcacgacgcctatttCTTGTGGAGCATGGCAAACGGGCacgtcttcgaccttgcctacttcattgccctcgccatccgccatcagacggagcgacataggagaggagtcatctctatcgggccctatgtgactcgattggctcggcacttttgggctcctcaacacagtggCACAATTCCCTTACTCTCATCGGCCAGAtatccccacagggcatctcgagcatgctacatataaggatgatcgagaaacaaagtggcacctaccctcctcagtactgcCTCATCTAGTCCACCGAAGatgaggacccagaggacattactgatgatgtccctccatgtcatgaggacccaccatctcagccaccacccatccatcgtccagttcatgcggcagcttcatactctgacatctctgagtgccttactcgatttgagcagcagtgtttttagcgttttgatcacattgatgctactattcatcagatttgtcagcatctTCACATCTTATCGCCACAGCCACCTTGCGAACCATCCGACGATGACtatatttaaaaactttttatttattatttttatttttcacttttatctttatttatcttctttaagtactttttttttcattttcctttaatattagtttagttttagtttttacaatttttattttcggctatttcattacgagtaattatgcttccttatatttcctaaagatttcctgattttatcacagtcataaagagctccaaagctcatcatcaaataGGAACTAAATACTCCACTGGCAAGGGTTCTCCACgattgccatgtcctgctcgaccacgaccatagctactgccagatataatattcttttagcgcaggacttatggactaattaACCTCTGCCACcatcggagtatcctcctccactcttatcattgccttggccgattattctctataactccaattcaaggagttcattcatcattcaggaagtttcatctctctccctatcttatgattatatatctatatttttcaatagatccatctttgtacattgagggcaatgtacatcttaagtttggggggtcttttatatcattattagaaatccctgaattttgtcttattctcacgtgaatcactcatatcactattagaatgaattttaattaatttatgatttttattgatatgtcttcaattaaaacataggcatttatgcgttgattgtttaaactttaagacattagggaatcaagcatgataagttgattttttgagaattaaaaatttttaggtcgtttccccaagtttagatattatcttgagttgaaatctacaagtttaaacatcaaaaagccataatttttgtgatatcttgagcctttagagcatatgttacttctttcatactcacttttattatgagtgcgtcagtattgatttgttattctagaacttgcttgattatgcatgtcaagaccacaccatttgatttgatatgttgagatgataaaggcacttaggtttaacccactcactccacaaaagcctaccttcataattaacccttagtgatcccctttgagcctaacaagacATTAATTTATTTACCCTCattattaacccataacccattattgttgaaatcccctaatttgatccctatttttgttgagatttaatTTGAACTAATtgattagctatgttttattcttcgttgcaataattaagttctatgttatttgacttattcttaaaaaaaaatccttacacacatattagtagtaattcgtcgtttttTGAGCTTGATTAttaattctatattctgagaagaagctcacttgtattcaattgataattagttatttttctagttaggtgatttcttcaattcaatctcgattctaaccttttctttcagcttgtgaccacaccccctaaccaaagccacgttacaaccctctaaagacctttttgattgatgtattatctcaatatatagtggtggagatttgattttcatgtaagcctatggtaataacttttcatattgactaatgagtgatTTATTTGATAtctttaaacacctcgagtgatttgagtgaatctttagtgaggatattaaactctgtgatattttgatcaaaggtgattacttagatgaggggggacacctatgttttcatgataaaatgctcaacttggaatgtttgaaactttgatgtacttttagttgaatttttaatatatgattacttatggattattttgagatattattgatagggattataaattgagaagaatttattttgattgtgagttgaggattttgcttgaggacaagcaaacgcttaagtgtgggggtatttgataaaccgtaatttatacatatttttatctcatgcttagcacatttatggatggtttctccttaaatttggtgaattcgattctcctaatcctttaatttcatgttttatacttaggtgagcataagagagtaaaaagagagaaaatggaaaaaatggacccacatgggaaatcaacctgacctggacttcctcacactggtaagccacacggccgtgtccatttggcaggatcgaagcacgacttacacgagtagactacacgcccatgcctatttaacagccttgaccacgggctggagcaatcgcacacgggcgtgtccctgtcaagcccaagtataatcttattcggaaaaggccacttttgagggctcttaggcattcaaaatcctatttaaacacctgaggaggcacttagaagagacacgcagagtaggaggcaagaaaTTACTTAAGGGAAGtcaattggtccatctcagaagctggattcatcgtcaagactaaagatctcccttcaattttcattcaggggttttgggttttctttatgttttgtattcattattcttatgagatgttttattttataattatgaactaaaccctctaaatacctaaggggaatgaaacctaagacagatcttgttattattttctgaattgtatgataaatatttaacttattcttaattatgtgttcttaattcttgttttaatattccaggatattgattcaagttaatgctcttattcagaggaggaaaagaccctgtctaagagtaaatttgtcgtaattaagcagagttgattgcacgcctagagatagggtgataatattttgccgaattagggtgaaacctaataaggggatccatagatcgagttaatgtaacactagggcgttaattagaaagagattttaattaatcaacctagggttagacgttattagtctcaaaagatataataatataacttagggatttctacggatcaagtcaaatgaataaatcgtctgattcagagtcaaataacaagtgaagtctaggtggatttttccttgggtattgtcttaatcaatcgaattttcccaaaagcttttccccaatttctctctgtgcactcttagtttagttaattagtttagataaacaaatctcttaatttttaggctagataataaaaaggaagtaattactagtactcttggttcctttgggttcgacaatccggtcttgctaaagctatactactgttcgataggtacacttatcttcattgtgataatagttagtttcaagaacgattaattataaatttttaaaacctgtcgcgaatatcacgtatcatctTGTATTTCACACTTTTTGTTGGACATTGGTTCAACAAGTAAACAGCACATTGAACAGCTTCAGCCCAGAAAGTTCTTGGTAAATACTTACCTTTAACCATACTTCTTGCCATATCAAGAATAGTACGGTTTTTTCTTTCAGCGACtccattttgttgtggtgtgtaCGCAGTTATCAACTAGTGAATAATTCTGTGTTCTTTGCAGAAGCTTTCATATAGCTTTGAAGTATACTCACCACCTCTATCAGTTCTGAGTATCTTAATGAAATGTTAACTCTGTTTTTCTACCATGGCTTTGAACTCGATAAACTTGTCAAATGCTTCTGATTTTGTTTTAAGAAGATATATCCAACTTTTCtactaaaatcatcaataaaagtaacaTAGTACCTGTTTCCACCAATTGATGGTATATCAAAAGGACCTGCTATGTCGGAGTGCACGATCTCCAATGGTCTCCTGGCTCGTCGAGTTCTTTCCATTTCAAAACTCTATTTGTGTTGTTTTCATTTAATACAGGATTCACACAGTTGATTAGGAGGATTAATTTCTGGCAACCCATTCACCATATTTTCTTTTGACAATAGCTTTAGACCGGAAAATCCAAGATGCCCGAACCTTAAATGCCACAACCATGAATTATCTTTAATTGCACTCTTTATACATTTCACCTCTCCAGATTCAATGTCAATAGTAAATAGACGGTTACATGTCATATCAACTTGGGCAATTAATTCACCACTCTTTTTTTTAGGGCAAGCATGAAATCCTTCATATGTACTTCATATCCTTTTTCTAGAAGCTTTCCAGGGCTAATGATGTTGCTTTTCAAAGCTGGTACGTAATAAACATATGAAATGAACTTCTTTTCTCCATTCTTTTGTGTAATAGTGActtttcctttgcctttgcctttgaCCGTGGCATGCGGTTCATCTCCAAACGTTACTTGTCCATGAATATTCTCATCCAACTTTAAAAATAAGTTTCTTCGGCCACACATGTGATTGTTGGCGCAATTATCAAGATGCCAAATATTTTTACTTGATTTTTCACTTTCTTTATAAGTGAGGAATACACTAgattccacattttcttcttctttagcAGCCGCTACATGATTTCTCTCCTCCATCTTGGGATTTAATCTACACTCGTAACTATAATGATCGTATTTATTGCAATTATAACATTGTACCTGAGATTTATTTCCTTGTTGAAATCTACCTCTGCCTTGACCTCGGCCTCGAGCTCCTTGTCCATGACTTGATGTTTGATATTCTTCACTTGTTTGGACTTTACCATATGATTAATTGCCTCGTCCATGTGTTCCTCGTCCACCTCTATTTCTGCCTCTATATCTCCACGGTATCCTCCACGATTGCTCGTACCTTGTCCAAAGTTATCCCTAACTCCACTTTCGTTGAAGGACAACTTACTTTGCAAGACTTGGTCCAAATTTCGAGTATCatcattttgcttcattttatgctCATGGGCTTGGAGGGAACCCACAAGTTTGTCGATTGATATTTGTGATAAATCTTTTGACTCTTCAATGGCAACCACCATATTATCAAATTTGCGTGTCAATGACCACAAAATTTTTTCCATTACTCTGACACCATCAAGTGCTTCTCcattcattttcatttcatttaccaCTGCTTTCACTCAGATGACATAATCATCAATGCTTTCTAAAGGTTTCATTTTCAACGTCTCAAATTCGGCTCTAAGGGTTTAAACATACCTTTTTGGCTTTTTCCGCTCCTTGAAGGGATTTTTGCAAAATTCCCCATGCTTCCTTTGATGTCTTCGCATCTGAAATTTTTTCAAAGGTTGATTCATCAACACCTTGAAAAATAAAGAACAACGCCATTTTATCCTTTTTACGAGCTTCTTTCAATACTCTTTTTTCTTCGTTTGTCAAAGCTATTTCGGCAGCTACATTTTCGGGCTCGACATATCCTTCTTCGACAACGTCCTAACAATCTTGAGAACCGAGCAAAGCACTCATTTGGATGCTCCAGTTGCCATAATTTGCCTTTGTTAATTTTGGGATCTGCGGTTCAAT
Above is a genomic segment from Gossypium arboreum isolate Shixiya-1 chromosome 8, ASM2569848v2, whole genome shotgun sequence containing:
- the LOC108468238 gene encoding uncharacterized protein LOC108468238, whose protein sequence is MGNFAKIPSRSGKSQKVVNEMKMNGEALDGVRVMEKILWSLTRKFDNMVVAIEESKDLSQISIDKLVGSLQAHEHKMKQNDDTRNLDQVLQSKLSFNESGVRDNFGQGTSNRGGYRGDIEAEIEVDEEHMDEAINHMVKSKQVKNIKHQVMDKELEAEVKAEVDFNKEINLRLNPKMEERNHVAAAKEEENVESSVFLTYKESEKSSKNIWHLDNCANNHMCGRRNLFLKLDENIHGQVTFGDEPHATVKGKGKGKVTITQKNGEKKFISYVYYVPALKSNIISPGKLLEKGYEVHMKDFMLALKKRVVN